AGGATGACGATGTACAACTGGAAGAGAACATCTCCATTAGAAAACCAAGTGAAGATGATCTTGTAGAAGATATTCGTATTGAGGATGACGCGGGGTTTAATCGAAGAGCAACTGGAATGCCTGAGCGGGCACCTACAGCTATTATTGAGTTCTCTGAGCGCGCCCCAAACCGCAGGGATATCTATGATACAATACAGGTGATGATCTCAGTACTACAATTATATGATGTGGGATCTGTTTCGTCAATGAAAATAGATCTTCATACAGAGTCTATTATTAAGCCATTCCCTCTACCTGGCAGGTATAATTCTCCAGACACTCCATTTAGCTATACAATATCAGACTCAGAAGTGTCAAATATATCACAATTCTATACACATATGTATGAAGTTGTAGAAGAAAGACTCTATTCTACCGATGAACAAGACTATCTAACCATTTCGTTTGACAGATATGAAAATGCAATAGAAGAGAATAATTCGCCAGAATCGCAATTAACCTCGGCGATAATGTCCTTGGAGGCGATGCTACTCAAAGATGAGGAGAAGGGAGAGTTATCGGAGCGTCTTTCTAGAAGGGCGGACATATTACTTGGCTTATTCGGACATCAACCCATTGAAATTAGCAGAAAGATCAAGACCGCTTGCATTGTTGAATGCAAGACGGCGGCAGTATCGGAATAGTGATATTCAAAGTTCCAACAGTAGCTACGCTCTCTTGGCGAATTCTCAGACCGGACGACTCAATTTCAGCGGACTTACGCGGTGATCAAAACATCAGTTTCACAAGATACTGCACGAAGTATGAGGTGGACGATGGCGATGCCTCTCCTCGATACGTCCGGAGAAGGGGAGCAGGCGGCGAGCCCTAACTCGCCGCCTGCGTCAGGTTATGCACGATGCACTTGCGCGTAAGCTCCCGGAACTGGCCATGCCAGCTCCGGGAGCGGATCTCGTCGCCGTCGTCCTTCAGCATGGCAAACACCGTCTCACTCATTGACCGCTGATTGTAGACATCATCGTCAATTCGGGCGTTGTGAGCCTTCTTGAGCGCATTTTGCTCACAATGTTTGATCACTGGACGAGTTGATGCTTCACGACAGGCTTCTCGGAGATCGCTCCACGAGTACATCTTGTCGGCCAGCAGTGCCTGCAGGTCTTCGGCGTTGCGCCGAAAGACCTGCAGCCCAATGTGGCCGTCATAGGCTTTCTTCGTCGTGAAATGGGCATCCATGATGGCCAGTGACTCCGTGTCAACGAGCAGCGTCGTCTTCATGGCATTGAACGAGTAGCCAACGCGATTTCGGTAGTGTGAGCTGGCTTGATCGCGCTGGAAGCCACTGGCATCAATCGACGCAGTTCCCGACAGCCCCGCCTGCTCCGCTGACCGGCGGAGCAGGCGGCGCAACTCTTGCATCGGAAATTCACCGTCCCACACGCTAAACGACGTGAAGTCAGGCGATTTCTCAAGGTCGAACACGTCGAGGATCCCCGGCATCTCGTTCAGGTAGTCCTCAAACTGCCGGAGCGGTTTGTTGACCTCCTCTTTGAGCAAGAGGAGGCCGATCTTCGTGGACTTGTCGTACCCGTCGTCGCCGTCGGCGACGGCGGGTACGTCTGGCTCTTCTACATGGGTCGTGGCAAACTCGTGAAACGCCTGTGCAAGGTTCCTGAGCCGTCCCATATCTCCGGACGGCGTCCAAATCCCCTGATTTTACCGATCAAATCCGCAGACGGCATCGGCGTTCAACGGAGCAAGACCGCTTATTCAATTAGAAGTCGATACGTACACGGATCGGAAACAGATCAAGACTACGGAGAAGATTTGGTATATGATATTGTAGATTACACACGCAATTGTATTGTGATATATCTACTTCTATCTGAAGACTTCCCGAAAGAGAAGCTTCTAAACAAGCTTGATAACGCATCTGTTCAAGCAGAGTCAAGAGAAACATTAAGAGAGGATATCCAAGATGTAGTTCCTGAGTGGGCAATTTGATCAGCATTGTAATATCCGGGCTCACGGCCGAAGCCGGCCCGCGGATATCTGTGCTTCGCGACTGTGGCTCCGGTAGTGGGTATCACCGGGGTTCGTCCAATTCGTGATCTCTAAGTCCCGAGCGCGAAGCGTCCGCGATGACATCACGGAGATCTCTCCCCTCTGCTCGATACCACACCAGCGCATACCCACCGTCAGTGTCAGCAAGCGTTTCGTGCTGGTCCTCCCAGAACTTGAACGTCGGTCGGACCCCGTTGACCATCGACCCTTTCACGTCCCACGGCCGGCCGTCGCGGTCAGTCGCGTCGAACTTCAGTCCGTCCACGACCGGATAGTCGAGCGTCAGCGGGTAGTGGTCGGTCGCCCACAGCTCGACGAGCTTCCCGTACCGACCGACGATCGCCGGGTCGTAGCTCACGACGATCCTTTGGGTTGCGGTTGGTCGACGCGACGATCTCGCTCGCCGAGCGATTTTCGACCAAAGCTCTACTCGCGTACCTCATTCAGTCGTAAGTGGGTCCCGTGAGGCTCGTAGCGAGTCGAATCCGGCGACGACAGAGCGGCTAAACGGCTATTTGCTTGTGGTTATGAGAAGGAAAGATGGCCGCAGGTGCGACCAAATCAGCTACGCGACTAGTTGAAGTCGTAGGTACGCTCGAAGATCGCGTTCCCACTCGGGTCGTGGATGATCCGGACTACTGCTTCGCCGCCATCAAAACTGGTTCCGTCATCCTTAGATATTTGCCTCTGTTGTCCGGTCTCCCAAGGTCCTCCGCCGATGGATTCGTTGACCCTCTCACCGTCTACGGAGAGTACAAGGTCACCACCATCGATCGACTGACCACCGGTTTTTGTTACATTGATAACGTCTGTTGTGTTACCGTCAATCGTGAAACTCGCCTGCGGCGCGGTGTCACCTAACTGATCGCCGAGTCCGAGAACGAACGTCCCGATAACGGCCGCCAGGATGACAGTGATCGCGACCATGAGGATAACGCCGATGACGGGACTTACTGCCCTGTCTTCTGCGTTGGATTGATTGCTTGGTTTCATAGTTTGAACCCAGCGGCCACCGCCGAACGAGACTCCAGACGACTCCGGGTTCGTTCGGATCGGTTGCTGGTTACTCCGGTATAGGTCGGACTTCCTTATGTACTTAATGGCACGAGTATCAACGGAGAAAATTGGTAACAGGGCCGAAATAGTTGGTACATCTTCAGATCCACGGACTCCACGGCCCGATCCTTTCTACGGATCCCGATCGTGCGCATCGTGATAGCTGAACCGGAAGCGCTACCGACTCGCGTTCAAACGTCCGGAGCGAAAGCAGTTGAAACGCTAATTCCGGACTTAGCTGACCGTTGCCGTGTCCTCAAATATCGCGTTCCCGCTTGGGTCGTGGATGAGCCTGACTTCCACCGTGTCGTCGCTGCCGTACCCGCTTCCGATCGGTCCGATGCCTGCTGTGGTCCCGCTCTGCCAGGTGTCTGTCAGCCCGGACCCGTCCGCGACGGTTCCGCTTCTCGTGCCGTCGATGGAAACCGTGATCTGACTCGGATCTAAGTCCTGACCGCCGGTTTTCGTGATGCTGACGTTCACGTCATCAGAACTCTCGTTTAGCTCCACGTTATCTACTGAAAAACTCGCCTGCGGCGCGGTGTCGCCCAACTGGTCGCCGAGCCCGAGTACGAACGTCCCGATGACGGCCGCCAGAATCACCGTGATAGCGACCATGAGGATGACGCCGATAACGGGACTCACTGCCCTGTCGTCCGCGTTCGACTGATTGCTTGGTTTCATAGTTTGAACCCAGCGCCAACCGACGAACGGGCGGGACACTCGGCCGGCACCGTCGACGCCGAAGACAACTCCGCACCCGTTCAGATCGGTTGCTGGCTGCTCGGTGGGAGGCCGATTTCCCTTATGAACCTGCTGGCGCGGATATCAACGCGAAAAATCGGACCGACGCCCGTCACCCCGCGCTCCCGACTCGCCTCGTGTTCGACCGGGATTCGGAGCGCCTCCCGCGGTCACTCGTCGTCCGCGGTGACGACGACGTCGTCACCGGTCGGCGCTTCCACGTCGACGGTGTGGCGCGTGTGTCGCGCGTGCGTCTCCGCCCAGCGCCGCGCGGGCCCCTCCGCGAGGAACCGCTCGCCGTCGGGGCAGCGCCGACACCGGACGGTCCACGGACGCACGTCGTCCGGGTAGTGGCCGGTGTGGCGCTCGTGGTCGAGCGCGAACTGCTCTATCGCGTGGCCGCCCGGCGGTACCTCGCTGACTTCGCGGTCGAGGTCCCACTCGCGACCACAGCGGGAACACGAGACGGTCGGTGCCTCCGTTCCGCCGTCGGGAGCCGAATGGTCCGTCACGGGGATTCGGTTCGGGCCCCGATCACTTCAACGCGACCACGCCGCGGACGGGGAGGTCCGGCCGTTCGGGTCGCCGACGCCGTCACTCCTCGCGCTCGAACTCCGTGTCGAACATACGCGCGGACATCGGTGCCGGGTCGCCGTCGGTGAGGTTGTACTCGGAGAAGTCGTCCACGCCCGCCTCGCGGAGCAGCTCCTCGTCGTAGAAGCTGTTGCCCGTACACTCGGCGGGGTCGCGCGCGAGGATCTCCAGCACCGCGTTGGAGACGATCTCCGGGCTGCGCCAGTCGTCCTCGGTCCCGAGCCCGAAGTAGCGGGTCGCGCGGGTGTCGATCGTCGTCACGGGCCAGAACGTGTTACAGCCCACGTCGTCGGCGCTCAGCTCCTCGGCGAGCGAGAGCGCGATGAACGACATCCCGAGTTTCGACCACGCGTACGGCGCTTTCCCCGGCGAGCGGTCGGTCACGACCGGCGGCGAGTTCGACAGGAGCCACGCCCCGTCCTGCTCCGCGAGGTGGTCCGCGAACGCGTGCGCGACGAGGTGGCTGCCGCGGACGTTCACGTCGGTCAGCAAGTCGAACCGGTCGGCCGGCAGGTCGGCGACGTTCGCCAGCTGGATCGCGCTCGCGTTGTTGATCACGATGTCGATCTCCCCGAAGTGGTCGATCGCCTCCTCGACGACGGCCTCGACCCGGTCCTCGTCGCGGAGGTTCAGTTCGAGCGCGAGCGCCTCGGCCCCGCGCTCGCGCACCTCGCGGGCCGTCTGCTCGATCGACCCCTCCAGTTCGGTGTCGTCGTCGTCGGTCGTCTTCCCGGTCGAGACCACGTCACAGCCGTGGTCGGCGAGCGCGAGCGCGATCCGCTTTCCGATGCCGCGAGTCGTCCCCGTGATGAACGCCGTCGAGCCCGAGAGGTCGGGCGCTGCGAGTGCCATGCCCTCGGATCGGTCGACCGGGGTATAATTCCCGGTGTCTGAGCGCGGCCCCGCGGCGCGCCCGCCGGGCGCAAACCACTTGACAGGGGGGCGCGTCGCCCCGTCCATGAGCACTCCGACGGCTGCGGCGGACCGACTCGAATTCGGCGTCCTCGGCACCGCGGGGATCGCCCGCAAGGCGGTGATCCCGGCGATCGCCGCGAGCGACCACTCCGTCGGCGCGGTGGCGTCCCGGGACGCCGACCGCGCGGAACGGTTCGCGGACGAGAACGCGATCCCCCGCAGCTACGGCACCTACGAGGCGCTCCTCGACGACGACGCGCTCGACGCGGTGTACGTCCCGCTCCCGAACGGACGCCACGCCGAGTGGACGAAACGCGCCGCGGACGCCGGGCTGGACGTCCTCTGCGAGAAGCCGCTGGCCGCCGACGCCGACGAGGCCCGGTCGGTCGTCGACCGCTGCGACGAGCGCGGGGTCACGCTGATGGAGGCGTTCATGTACCGGTATCACCCCCGCACCGAGCGCGCCGTCGACCTCGCGGCGACCGAACTCGACGACGTCCGCACGGTGACCGCGACGTTCCGGTTCCCGCTGTACGACCGCCCGAACGACGTGCGGCTCGACCCCGACCTCGCGGGCGGCTCGCTGATGGACGTGGGCTGTTACCCCGTCTCGCTGGCCCGGACCGTCCTCGGCACGCCGGACCGGGCGTACGCCCACGCCGGCGACACGCGGGACGCGGGCGTCGACACCGAGCTCGCGGGCGTGCTGGCGTACGACGACGGCCGGTCGGCCCGGGTCGCCTGCGGGTTCGACACGCAACTCGTCCAGCGGTATCGGATCGACGCGACGAACGGCTGGATCGAGGTCGAGCGGGCCTTCGACGCCCCGACCGACGAGGCGGTGGAACTCACCTACGAGATCGACGGTCGACGCGGCGTCGAGACGTTCCCCGCGGTCGACCAGTACCGGCTTCAGGTCGAGCACTTCGCCGACCGCGTCGCCGACGGGACCGCGCCGCTCACCGACGGGAGCGAGGCCGTCGCGAACATGCGGATCGTCGACGCGCTCGCGGAGAGCGCCGCCGAGGGCGGTCCCGTCGACTGCTGAGCCGCGTCGCTCGACGCCCGACTACCGCGCCGTCGAGCGCGCGTCGTCGCTTGAGTCCGGAGACGGGGACCGAACCGCCTCCCACCCGCTGATACAGGCCTCACAGAGGTAGTACGCGAAGCCGTCGACATCTCGGTACGTCAGCGAGGCGTTGACTCCGCACCTCTCACAGTTCATGCCCGGCCACTACGCCAAGACGGTTATAGGTCTTCTGCTTCCGTCCGTCTCTGTGATAATTCGTTACAGAAGCGCCGGATCGGAAATTCCGGGGCGAGACGCCCGACCTCGTTCGCGGTCTACCGCAGCGCGTCGAGGGCGAACTCGAAGGCCGCGACCGGCACCTCGAGGTCGTGTTCGACCAGCACCGCCGGGTGGAGTTCGCCGATCACGCCGACGCGCTCGCCGTCGATCACCACGTCGGCGGCCCGGCCCTCGATGAACGAGGGGTGTTCGGTTCGCGGCGTCTCCAACTCGGCGTCGAAGTCGCCACAGAGCGCCTGAAGCCGCCCCTTCGCGGCCTCGTAAGAGGCGTCGCGGCGGGCGACCGCGCCGGCGACGTGCCGCGACTCGGCGACGTTCGTGTCCGCGTCGTCGTCCCGCTCGGCGACGAAGCCGACCTCC
This genomic stretch from Halorubrum hochsteinianum harbors:
- a CDS encoding IS5 family transposase codes for the protein MGRLRNLAQAFHEFATTHVEEPDVPAVADGDDGYDKSTKIGLLLLKEEVNKPLRQFEDYLNEMPGILDVFDLEKSPDFTSFSVWDGEFPMQELRRLLRRSAEQAGLSGTASIDASGFQRDQASSHYRNRVGYSFNAMKTTLLVDTESLAIMDAHFTTKKAYDGHIGLQVFRRNAEDLQALLADKMYSWSDLREACREASTRPVIKHCEQNALKKAHNARIDDDVYNQRSMSETVFAMLKDDGDEIRSRSWHGQFRELTRKCIVHNLTQAAS
- a CDS encoding type IV pilin, translated to MKPSNQSNAEDRAVSPVIGVILMVAITVILAAVIGTFVLGLGDQLGDTAPQASFTIDGNTTDVINVTKTGGQSIDGGDLVLSVDGERVNESIGGGPWETGQQRQISKDDGTSFDGGEAVVRIIHDPSGNAIFERTYDFN
- a CDS encoding type IV pilin; translated protein: MKPSNQSNADDRAVSPVIGVILMVAITVILAAVIGTFVLGLGDQLGDTAPQASFSVDNVELNESSDDVNVSITKTGGQDLDPSQITVSIDGTRSGTVADGSGLTDTWQSGTTAGIGPIGSGYGSDDTVEVRLIHDPSGNAIFEDTATVS
- a CDS encoding SDR family oxidoreductase; this translates as MALAAPDLSGSTAFITGTTRGIGKRIALALADHGCDVVSTGKTTDDDDTELEGSIEQTAREVRERGAEALALELNLRDEDRVEAVVEEAIDHFGEIDIVINNASAIQLANVADLPADRFDLLTDVNVRGSHLVAHAFADHLAEQDGAWLLSNSPPVVTDRSPGKAPYAWSKLGMSFIALSLAEELSADDVGCNTFWPVTTIDTRATRYFGLGTEDDWRSPEIVSNAVLEILARDPAECTGNSFYDEELLREAGVDDFSEYNLTDGDPAPMSARMFDTEFEREE
- a CDS encoding Gfo/Idh/MocA family protein — translated: MSTPTAAADRLEFGVLGTAGIARKAVIPAIAASDHSVGAVASRDADRAERFADENAIPRSYGTYEALLDDDALDAVYVPLPNGRHAEWTKRAADAGLDVLCEKPLAADADEARSVVDRCDERGVTLMEAFMYRYHPRTERAVDLAATELDDVRTVTATFRFPLYDRPNDVRLDPDLAGGSLMDVGCYPVSLARTVLGTPDRAYAHAGDTRDAGVDTELAGVLAYDDGRSARVACGFDTQLVQRYRIDATNGWIEVERAFDAPTDEAVELTYEIDGRRGVETFPAVDQYRLQVEHFADRVADGTAPLTDGSEAVANMRIVDALAESAAEGGPVDC